tgtgtgtctgtgtttcagTCAGACACAAGGGGAACAGTGGAGAGAAGCACAGGTTTGAATCTTAATTCCCACATTTACAACTGCACAAGGAATTCTGCAGGTGACTGCCAGTCCCTTGCCAGGGGTTACCTGTATTTGTTCTAGTCAGGGTTCACTGCTTTCCAGCTGTGATGGCCTTCAGGTTACTTGTTCTCCTGAGGATGTTTGGGACAAAGAGGAGCCCTGAGGCTCTCTCAATGCTCTCGATGGGAACCAGGAACCGTTCCAGGGGGATTTTATCATCCACAGGGCTGTTGGGCATCACGTAGGAGCGCAACTCAATCTCCCCACTCTCCTTTTCCAAGATGAGCACCTTGAAGAAATGGGTGGGGACAGCCACGTTGTTCTTCCCAATCACCTGGTACTTCACATACATCTTCCCATCGGCCTCCATCCTGCACCAACAGCAACATCCCAGGTTAGCTCCTGGTTTGGTGTCACTCCACCCCCTCAGTCCTCCAACACCCCTAATAAGACCCCacccacagcaggcagcagctctgcctctgcaacAGGGCTGTGCAACAGGGCTGTAaaacagggctggggcagaggctATGTGACATGGTGAGGGTGAGCTGAacactggggctgctcccaaatcccctccctaCTGGCTCTCTTTAACAGACTTTCCAAGctatttcctgctgctgaagagATCTCAACATGAGACAGCTGCTCTTTGGTGCTATGTGGAgatctttgaaaataaagtcaTGTCCTTAAGTGGAGAAGCAGTCCATGACATTGAACCTGAAAGCTTTAttctgcagggatggggtctGCAGTCTAATCTGGTAGTCAGTTAATCTACTAAATTGTTAAGGACTGCAAACAGAAACAAGCCGGTTATACTGCAGCTCAACAATCCCACTTGACTCATGAAATAATCATCTGGATGGGAAATACATAAACTAATCCTAATCCTAAGAAGGTACCTTTCTACAGAacctctgtgcacagctggTCTCACCTACTGAGAGGGCCCTTAGTAGATCCCTCCTGGTCCCTCAGCCTGTTTTCCTTTGCCAGCACAATACATCTTTTGGGTGCCAGTCCAGCTCAGCCCTTGTGTTTACCTGGGCAGGAAGAGGGGTCCTGTGCAGACGTAGACATTCCTGTTGTTTTTTGCCAAGCTCCTGCAGTACTTCTCAAGGTTATTCCAGGCATTCTGGTTTAAATGAGGATTCTAGAAACACGACCAGTAGAGTAGTCAGTTGGTGGGGTATTTCCTCACTGTTTAGAGTAACACATCTCACAGAGCTCCAAGCACTTTCTATACCAGATCTCCACTATCACCTCTGCTTTGGGAGCAGTGATGGCCTGGTTTGCACACCCAGGACAGGACCCATTGCCTAAGGCCACATTTTTTAGCAAGTGTGTATCTAATTGTTTAATTCTGCTCCTGACAGGAGCTGCACTGAACGGGGCGTCTCTTggcaggcacacacaggcaggTGCCTTTGCAGGATCCCTGCTGTTAAATTTAGCAGGAAATCGGCACCTCCGAGTGACTTTGGCCCCTCTCTGCCTGAACTGCTGCGGACACAAACACAGCGGCTCTCCCGGGGGTTTCCCGCACGGAGCAGCGTCTGCCCCTGAGCGCGGGCAGCTCCGGCTCCCCCCGCAGCCTCGGGCCGTACCTGCGGCGCGATGTTGCTCAGGTAGAACGTGTCCCGCATGGCCTTCTGGCTCCACCGGTGGTTGGCGGCGGCGGCCAGGTGCCCGCGGTCGAAGCCGCTGCCGCGGTAGTCGGCGTTGGTGGCGCGGTGATATTCGTGCACCGAGTCGTCCTCCTGGAAGTCGCAGGCGGAACGGTCGGAAGCGCCGCTGAGCGTGTCCCGGTTGAGCTGCTCGATGACCCAGAGCGCGCTGCGGCTCCGCGGGTCGTAGCACAGCACGTAGGACTCGCGGCTCCGCAGCTGCGCCAGCCCGGGCAGCCCGTACTTGCTCAGCTCGGTGCGCACCGAGCCCGGCGGCGCGGGCAGGCTGGCCGCCGCCACGGCGGGCAGCACGGGCAGGCGGGCCAGCAGCCCCTCGGCCGCATCGCCCCCCTCCCGGTGCTCCCCAGCGGGCGAgggccgcccccagccccgcgcccACCGCCAGCGGCAGCACCCACCGGGCCCGCAGCATGGCCGTTCCAccgcgcggcccggccccgccttAAACGGGCCGCGGCCCAGCCCCCGGCGGCCGCGCTGTGCTGGCGGCATCGCCGCTTTAAGGGGGAGCGCGCCGCGATCCCGGAGCCGCTGTCTTGGGAGAACGGCCCCGGGCCCGGAGAGCGGCCGGGATACGGACACCCGGGCAccggggacacctggggacacgggcacCGGGGACACGGGCAccggggacacctggggacacgggcacCGGGGACACGGACACCGGGGACACGGACAccggggacacctggggacacgggcacCGGGGACACCGCGGTCAGCGAGGCGGAGGACACCCGGGACACGGGCACACGGACACCCGCGCCCACCGCCACCCCGAGCGCTCGCAGGAGCGGTGGCACCCGTGCCGCGTATTCCTGGGGAAGGCAAAGCAAACCCATGGCGGAAAGGAGAAGGCGGTGGAGGAGCCGGGCTGGTTCCCCAGAGCTCTCTGTCACACCTGCGGACACCGCAGAAGGAGCGGCCCCAACTCCGAGTCACAGCGACAGGAGAGGTTTGCACAGACATCCGTTTAGTTAAAGGAAACCTTACAAAAATAGTGCTTGAAAAAAGAAGCGTAAAAGAAGGAGTTTTAAAGTGATGAAATGCTCACTACACCATTTTCTGGCAGTTCTTCGCAAataaagtgggggaaaaaagtgttatCTGTTCCTTTCTTTGGAGAAAGGGCATTTTAGAAGACTGCTCCAAACAGCTAAAACAAAGTCACTGACATTCCTTCAGGAAAACCAGCCTCTGATTCCCAAACACCCCAGATTCCCCCAAAACAACTTCTGGCCTTCACTCTGTTCAATGCCAAAGTGTGAATAATTCTAGGTGGAGTCACAAAATTCCAACTCAAAATCAGTCTCCCCAGTGACCACCACCAGCAAAACTTGATCTACCTCAATGGCAAAGCCACCAAGTTCTACAAAGCTTGAACTCCGGTGAGGTGCAGGTAGAACAGacctctccttcccagggaaaacTCATCTCTTAGCACATCCAGGAGTTTTCCCTCCCAGCTGAAGGTGATTTCCCTTTCCCCTGTCTGGCAGTAGTCCTGCCTGTGAGGAACACATGGTAAGACCTATTTAAACATCCTCTGTTCAAGCCCCTGTGAGATATGGGTCCCCAAGGCACCCCAGACTAACACCTCCCACCCCAAAGATCAGCTCTTTCAGCAGGTCAGGATTGTAAGAAACCAGAAGCAGAAACGTCTCAAGGCTGGACAGGTGTTACTTGGCCACACAAGTAAGGAAACACCAGTTAAGTATTGTCTCActtcaaaaacaacaaaaataaatcaccaAAAACCTTTGAGGAATGAAGCCAAGGGCAACATGAGGAGATTAAAAGCTGGTAAAAGGTTAAGACTTTGTTTTGTCCCCtcaaaaatctggttttgctcttaaagaaaggagaaagtcTTGGAATAAAGAAATAGATATCCCAAGACAATGAGAAGTACCACTCCTTTCAACAGCAGGACAGAAGTTCTACCACACAGGAAGGCAATAAGCAGGAAtataaaacagctttttatgTATGGAACAGCCTGTCTGGACGTTTCAAAGTTGTTACAAGCTCTCCCCACAGAACTCAGTAGGTTTGGCAGCCATCGTTTGGATAAGGCTACAGAATTTATCCCAGAGATCCTTTCCAGCAGCCAAATCTCTCGTTGCATCCCTTTAAAGCACTGCAAACTCCTTTCAAAAGCACTCACTGTCACCTCCTGAAGCAAGGTGACAGAACATGAGCCCTTGGACACCAAGGAAGGGAGAAAGCACCACACCTGTGCTGCCACCCCCCTGTGCCTTCCCAGTGGGATGGTCACCCCCAGGGCCCAAAGCTATGCTGAAAACGTGCACAACTTCGTTTCCAAGTCATGCTTTCATCCTGATTtgcctgctgcctcctcaggtTAAGGAGAtttccagctgctcagagcaggaacacTCATGGGTGGTCCCTGTTGCCAGTAGGAAATTCCAGCTAAGGAAACCCTGTAGGTGCCAGGGGAACCCAGAATGAACAGCCCAGCCAAGGATTTAGGGTGATGAGAGCAGGGTTTGTGCATGGAATGGGAAAGCTGCAGTATTTATAGCAGTTCTGAGGCAGAAGTGTTTGGAGCAGGTACAATTCTGCCTCCTAGGAGTGGGGCCCTCTGGTTCTACATTTGTACAGAACCTCCCAGGTGGCTCTTTGACCACACCAGGTCTGGCCAACAGCCTCCCTAGGGCAGGTACCCAAGAGCTGAGAAGACCACCTGGAACAGCTCAGAGAGAACATACATCCAGtggccagagcagccaggatgCTCCACCACACTGCTGCCCGGCTCTACCTGTCCCATTTTTCTGGGAGGAAAACCATACCCTCAAGAAAAGATTGCAGCAGAGAGGGATACTGTTGCCACAGGTATTAATTACAGATTGCTTTAAACCTTAAATTGCTCTTGCAACACAGCAGCAACACACGGCTGCACAAGTGGTACTCGAGCATCTTCTCAAGAGGCAGAGATTGCTTGGGATTGCCAATAAGAACATGGGAACGTGCACCAACCTGTCCTGCCATCTCCCCACACACCCTGGTGAGAATTACAGCAGCCTGTGAAGGCCTTCAGTGAAGGAAATAACACCAGTAAAAAAAGCTGAAGGCTGCCAGCATCCCTCCTGCTAGGGCAAGTCTAGGCCAGCAGCAGCTTAAGCAGATCTTACAAAGACTGACTGACCTTTAACAAATCAACACCCATAAATACCAAAGACTGCAGTGTCCAACAGCAGAGgtgagccagcacagcacagaaagaaagggaaaagcatgTTGGATTAGTGTTCACTCAAGAGCTTCTGCACCACACAAGCACCTGGGTGCTGGCAGTTTCTCTCTCTGAGGATCAGGGtttctgctcagctcagcactgTGCCAGGTCAGCAGTTCTCCCTGTGGTTTGTCTCAGTCCCTGTTCACCTGAGCCCACTGGACCATATCTGAAGTGCAGCAGTTTCCCTTTCAGGAGAACAAGTGTCCAGCTCAGGACTGGGACTCCAACAGGACCAGGACAGAACAGTGGATCAGCCCCAGCAGTCAGCTCATGACAGAtgcctctgtgcctgctggaTTGTGCTAGAGAAGGACTCTTATTGCAGATCAGAACTGCCTCTTCCTGGCAAGAAGTACTGTGAGACAATAGCAAGGTTACTGTGACCAGACCTTGATGGGAGTAGTATTTTTAAGCCACTGAGGCAGAAAACTCCAGTTGTGTGCCTGTATAAATCCCTAAATACATCTGTCTTCATTGCACATGATTAGATGTCCATTTCTTGTGTTTCAGAATCCTGATTGTAGCTGGATATGCTCCAGTTCAGAGCAGCATGAGGCCTCCCTGCAGCAACAATCCTGCTCTAAGGCTGTGTGTAGTAAGGCTTGACTTAGAACTACACTTCAGAGGGGGGTTAAAACCACCACAGTGTTGCTTTCAAGGACACCTCGTTGGTAAGGCAGTTCTGGATTCAGGCAGTTTGAGTGCACAAAGCCACCAGCTGTCACCGTGTCCTCCCACCTCAGCTTCCCAAGTCTCTTTCCCAGTCAAAGGAGGGCAAACTGCCAGGTGACCTTCACCAGAAAGTGATGcaatcttcttcttcttcacaaGCCTCAGGGATGGCCAAGTGCAGACACGAGAGAGGAGAATCCAGAATCTACTTGAATGGCAGAATGTGTGACTTCACTGGAATACATTCTATTCACAGGAGGAAGATCCTTCTATCCTCACCCACCAAAATTCACTGGACTTAAGTCTGTCCTTTCCCCATCAGAAGTTACTCCATGTGTTACTTCCACAATACAGGAGTCCATCCCTTCAGGGATATGCAGACAGAAGGTTTCTTTCTCCCCAAACtcaaagtcattaaaaaaaagatacaaagaaCTGCTTTTGGCAGCAAAGAGGCATTTGAGATGTGGAAAAATCTGGAGTGCAGGACCCAAGTAGATAGGGAAGTAATCAGTCCTTGACCTAATAAATAGAGTAGAAGTCTTCAAGGTGGCCAGTAGTTCTAACAAAACCTGAAGTCTTGCAGAGACCAGTAGGAGCTTTAGTGCACCACACTGCAAGGGGCCATCTCCCAGGATCCACTGCCACACAGTTCTCTGACACCTTTCTTAGGCCCATGGACTATTTGGAATCTTGAAGTTCCTTTGCCTTCTTCAAAATCAGATGAACATCAGAGATAGGATAATCCTATGGCAAGGAAGCAAAGGAATTTCAGTGACTTCCCAGCATCCTTGATACAGATTGTTTTGTTTAAGCAAGGCAAACCTTGACAACAAAGTTCTTGGCCTATTATAACATACAGCCATGTTCAGTTACCCTATTAACAGCTACAGTTTCCTGTTTTGTAACTGATCAAACCTCAATAGCCTTCCAGAAggtttgttgttggttttttttttccactttgtcCTCCAAGGGCACAGTAACCTGGCCTGACATAGGGCTCTGTCTCATGCCAGAGAGCCTTATCAAAGCCAGTATCTTGCACAGCCCAAAAGCAGGAACTGGCAGAACGTGAGATATCCAACTGTGCAGTGCAGGCATTTCCAACCTAAGGCTCTCACAGATCTCAGAACTGAACAAAACCCTCTGGCCAAAAAATTTAGCAGTGTTACATAAGGTTTTACATATTTGCTTGaaattattaactttttttttttgcaaaccaAAGGAACATTAGAAACCTCCAATCTATGATAATTTCTCTGTAGGGTAGAAAGGGTGCATGTGCTAAAGACTCCCACTTCCAGCAATGAGAGTGCTGTAAGATCCCTGCAGATTTTCCTGCAAGCAAACATCACAAATGTGATACTTGTCTTGAACCAGGCATACCCTCCCACCCTCTCACATACTGTCATCCTCTCTCACAGAACTATTTTAAGACTTTTCCAATTGCTCTCTGCCCCCACTCTATTTAATTCTTACCTGTAGCAGCCTCATGTTCAGAGTGAAGTCTCCTTCCAGCAACTGATCCCGGATGAGTCTGAAAGACGGAAATTATTCCAGCTACTTTTGACTCTTTACAAAGAAACTTGAAACCTGATAACCTCTTCACCAGATGCCCTAACACACGCCTAGAGAAGACTCCTGGATCcatggaaaagaagaagaggaaggctgtgtgtgtgtacttACGTCAGCATGGCACAGCAGACGAGCAGGAGGAAATCGAAGCGCTTGTCGTCAGCAAAGAGGGAGTCCCAGATGCGGATGACATCTGGCAGCAGGAACTCTTGGGACAAGAGCAACGTCAGCCAGCGGAAGGCAAAGAACTGGGGTTTGATGTTCTGTTCTTGCTGTCAGACAGGCACCAGGCAAACAATGAGTACGTGCTCCTGGTCAGTTCCCTACAGGCAAGAGATGCACCCCATGTTTCCATCCCTGTCTCCTCCCCAACGCTGCTCTAAGCTTCCAgctcatcctgcagcagcaggaaaacctcTGCATCCTTTGGAGACTCTCCCATTCAACCTTGACTGAGAGATTTTCAGTGCAGCCACACTCTATACCTACAGCCAAGTCAGAAAATGCTCCTCTATCCACAACATGGAGTAGAGGAAGCTTTTCTCCCTAAAGGCTCTATTTGTGTTCTGTTAAACCTGCCAAGTAATTTTTAAGTTCCCATTTCAACAGCATTTTATCTGCAAAGCTGCAGCCCTCCCCCGCTAGCACAGGCACTGTTTGTCaggatttcctctcctttccagaACCCTTGTATTTATGAAAAGGTTTACTATTCACAAAGATAAACAAAGATAGAACAGAGTTCACACTGATGGTCGGTAAAACATGCTGTAAGCACCTTTAGCCTcaagttttcctgttttctgatgTTAAATCCAACATAGCCTAAGTTTAACCAAGGTCAAACAAGCTCAGGATTCTGCTGATATTCTTAAGGACCAGCTGCTGCATGGCCAAGACCATTTCCTGCCAGCCAAACATTAAGCAGTTTTTCTCCCCACTGGATCTGCTACCAGCCAACACTGTGGGCTGTGTCACTGTGCTGACAAACCATCTTCTGGATTATAGAAGAAACATATCCTGACTTTTctagatggaaaaaaacctcattgTAATTTGGTCAAGGTTGCAGTAACAAGAATAGCTTTCCCTTCCAAAGTCTCCTTGGACTTTCACACCAAATGGACTATAAGACTGGAGATGTTTGTAATGAGAGCTGCCTTCTATGTGTTCTACAAAATTCACACAAAGCCAAAGCAGTTGAAAGCCTTTGGATGAAAGGGAACAGTATAATTTGGCCAGTGGGATCATTGAGCTCACTGGATTTCACTTCTCCTTTGGAATGTGCTCCATGGAGTTTAAGTCAGTGCTGTCAGGGCAGCACTGGAAAtagaagtgtgtgtgtgcagcgtggggatgttttttgttttgctcttaaAATCAGAAACAATTTCTGTAGCCTGGAATGCTCAAGAGCTCTACAGCAAAAGTCATGTTTTGATGTCTACAAGAGAATAAAAACTCCAGCTCCAGCTATGCAGGTGACCAAGGATCATGGCCAAGTCCCTTCAGactcccagctggcagctgtgcaACAACCACAGTTTGCTttcagaggcaggcaggggaggaagcCTTGCTGTGTCAGCTCACTCTGGGCTCACTCCAAGGAGAGGCTGTTTCAGCTCTCTCTGCCCCACAGGCAAAGCCCTTCATACACTCTGTGTTCTACTCAAGCAGTTGAACAAAACTGACATTCATGTGCACTGTTAAGCCACTCCTCACATCCCACCCAAGACCCAGAGAAACACCTGGCTCCTCACCAGTTTCAAATACAGCTccacatctttttctttcagggtGGAGTACACCTTCTCCATTTTGTAGGTAATACCACACTGAGAATCATCCAGGCTCTTAATGAAGTTGTCCCGAATTTCAGCCATTAGATtggtaaagcagaaaaatgtgtctGCTTCAGCATgttctggggaaagaaaagaacatggGAGAATAGAGGAAGCCTCACTGAGAGAGGTACAGAGCTGTAAAATTGTCCTTGTTCCATAATGTGGTTGCTGTATTGGATCTGAGGAGCAGATCCCACCAGATCTTGGCTTGCTTGGTCTGGGTCAAAACTAGACAAccattttttagggtttttttctaaactaGAAACATCTACAGAGCCACAGCAGATACTAACCTTGTGTCCAACACAAGGTCTTCATGACATGAGGTCACAAAACAGTTATCTATGCACAAGAACATAATCTGCCACCAGCACACACCCTCAGAACTCCTGTGAAGCAGAAGCAACAGGCAAAGTCCTCCCTTTCAAATTTTTCCTTACCATCTATATAAAGTACAAGGAAACAAGAGCTTTTAAGGTGATTTTTAGtttaataaacaaacaaaaattgctCTAAAATCCTCACTTCCCATGTCCTCACCACTCCCAGCCCATTCAGCACCCACCAATACCCCAAAACTCCTCATGTCATGCAGAGAAGTTGCAGTaccacagccactgctgagcAGTCAAAAGGCTTCCTCACCTTTCCATTCACTGTTAGGGTCTGTAGCAAAGGTGTAGTAAAGAGGCCCCACGATTTCATTCATGCCCTGGACATAGGCTATCCCAGGGTTCAGCTTGGCATAGATGAACAGGATCCTCTCCACCACTTCCCAGTGAGCTTCGCAGCCGTTGGGCAGAACTTCATACTCgctcagagagctgggggtgctttTAAGAGGGGAGCTCACCTGGAAAACAAGGCTGAATCAGGATAACCAAGTGGCACAGATCCCTTAGCACATGTGCCAAGCTTGGCTTTTAACACACATAGGCCCCCCCACAAGATCTGGGCTGTTTATACCACATAAACCAAGACAAGCAACTCTGGGAGCACGCAGGCAGAGACGTCCTggtgctggctgtccctgaAGAACAAAGTCTGTGCAGCAATGCACAGTTCCTTCTGAATCATTGCACCACATGATCTCACACAGTAAAAACCACAGCAGTTCCACTTCTTTGTTACTAGTATGAGGGAAGGGTATTGAGAGTTGTGGGAGAAACCACCTTCCCCAACAGCACGTGTGCTGTAACAGTCATGAAAGGGGAAAGAGACTACACATTTTAACAGATACTCCCGATTCCAAGTTTGAGATCCAGTTCTGGAGGACTATGGAAATTTGTAATAAATTCATAGTAAATTAACACTTCAGTGTTTTGTTGCCATACAGGAAGGCATATGTCAGGCATAAAATAACTTGTGATTACAAATTCTACCAGAAGTCGGGTAGAAAcaatctttaaaattaaatataccTATAATTCCCTACAGTCTGTCAGGCTGATTCTACAACGTACAGCCCCCAGAATGCTCAGTAACTGCTGGGGTGTTTCCTTAATTCCACTGcacaagcagaaagagaaacagagaacaGCCCAAGAATCGTCCTTCCCCTTCCCAACCTGAGACCTTGCCCTGTGACAAGGACAGCCCCAACCCAGAGCTCACATTTGTCACCCCACTGCGGTTTCGTGCCACTGTCTGTGACTTGAGCGTGGTCTGCTCCACGCGCCTGCGCAGCGTCTCAAACTCGTTCTGGGGGTCCAGGATCAGCAGGCAGGGATAATCCGTGGGGCGCTGGAAAAACGCCATGTCAGGGTACAGCCTCCTAGGATGGACACAGCAGGAAATCAGGGACAAGAAGGAAGTTCGTGCCCCATGTTGAGTGGGAGGCTCGGTTTAATATTAAACTTCCTTTTCAAAGTACAATTTCTTGATCAAACTGCCCGGGTTCAGAATCTGAGTGGTTGTGCCTCACACACCTGACATCTTTGTCTATCTGGAGGAGCACTTCGTTATCCTTGAAGTAAGTGTTCCATCGACTGTCTGGGTTTGGATTGAGAggctgaagagagaaacaacagaaacagaACAAGCGTGTTTCACACATATCAATATCCTCAGTAAACATACAGTGATTTAACATTTCTGCTGTCACTCTGCCATCAGCACAATCTGAGCATATCAGGGTcatttttctctcacattttAGATCCTCTTCACTCATCTTTTCAAGAGTTTGTTACcaaatcaggtttttttttttccctctgttaaCAAGATTCCTAACTGCAGCTCCAAACCTGTACCATGGAGATGGTATTTAGACTTGGGGTAAGAGTTATCCACCCACCCAGCACTTTGATGTTGTGGTTCTTCTCTCCACACCAAGATCCACACAAAGTTAACAACTaaccaaggaaaaaacaacaagcTACATTCCAAGGGATTCAGAGATCACTGTGACCTGCCTGTGTGGTTTTACAGACATGCCAGTTTTACACCACCAAGGCTCCAGAGATCACAGTGGGGCAGGTGACTGCAGGGGAGTGAACGCTCAGAATGGTCATGGGAGCAGCTGTATCATTTTACAGTCTCTTCTGATCAGTTACTTCACTCACtcctcccacacacacactcctAACAGCACtttcagagaaggagaaagcCAAGGAATGCAGGAAAtagtctgttaaaaaaataacaacccaGCAGCATTATCAGAAATAATCAACTCTCCTGCCTTCCacaccacagcccagcctgaCTCTCCTGCTTCTTTTCTATCCTCTGCTCTGAATCCACTCATGGACCCAAACTCCCAGGGGAGCATCTCACGGCTCCAGGAACCTCTTGTGAGCCTCTCCCTTTCCCTAGGAGACCCATGGCCTGGGCAGGCAGCCccaaagggcaggaggagggaaatgcACAGCTGGAAACAGCTCTCTACAGAGCTATTGGTGCTTTGCCAGTAATTCACACTCAAGGCAAGCACAACAAaagtgccaggctggcacttGGGAACCATCCCCCCTCCAGCAGGGCAGAACAGTTGGgaacagagccaggagcagcccagggggcCAGAAACTCCCCAAGGAAttttctgcagcacaaaggCTTAACAACACTTACATGATCCTCTAAGGTCACATCTTCCCTGGAAACACCCAGGTTGGCCTTGGCAATCCCAGGCTGGATAATCATTTCTTTCAGGAACTGGGAATACAGATCccttaaagaagaaaagaggaatttgCAATGAGGAAGATAAGGTCAAGGTGAGCACACAGACAGAGCTCAAACAGATGTTTctgtcccaccctgcccagccagaAGGCATCTGATTTTCTCTTCAGTGTAATTGAAGGGGTCAGTCCATCAGGCAGAAGGGAGAACAGCACATTACTCACAAGAACAATTTGTTTTATGAAAGTACTTAATTATTTAAAGCCTATTCTTCTCTGCAGatatctttgaaaataaaggGACAAGTACCAACAGCCTCACCTCTGTTTCTTCAGCAAAGAGCTCCATAAGGCTTTCTCTAAAGGGAGGTAGTTCAGGAGTATCTGCACAGGAAACAGGTGAACAGGAATTAGTGTTCAATGAGGTGTTACACCTGCAAGATGAGCGAAGCAAACCCAGTAGCTCAAACTGGGTCTTGGAAAATACTGGGATTCCTCTCCAGAAAACCAAGTACTTTGCTAAGCAACAGTCAGGAATATTTCAGGGACTGGCTTTCCACACAGAACTATTTGTAGGACTGATCAATAGCTAACCTGACCGAAATGCACGGCTTGCTTAAAACAGAGGCTGTTCACATGCAAAGTGCTGATCTGCACAAATTACTGCTGACTTCTAGTGGCTTTTAAGCTCTGGATTTATTGTTTGTTTACAACTTTAACCGCCAAAAAAGCACTATGTATACTCAATCAACCCAAAGCATCACtctcaagaaagaaaagggcCCCAAGCAAAACCCACCTTCCAGCACAGGCAGCGCAGCCCACCATCAAAGGGAATTCCTGTGGAACACCAGGCAGAGAAACAACCACGTTAGCCCATCTCTCACCGCGGCTTGCTGATGTCACCTCACAAACAGGCCTGGCAACACTTTTCCTCCCCGAGGGGCACGAAGCTCCCCCAGGGAcgctgctggggctgtccaAGGGGTGATCTCCCAGGGGACAGCCCGTGCCAGGCGGCACAGCCCGGGGCACCGCCGTGCccggagccccctccccagcccgggCCGGTCCCCGCGGCACTCACCGCTGAAGCACAGCTCGCGGAGCTTGCTCAGAGCCACCGTGGGTTCGCCGAGCACCTCCTGGAAGTCCGCGATCCTGAGGGGAGCGAAGCCGCGGGTGACATCAGGGTTGGTACAAGCAACCCGAgaccccccagaacccccaacCCCGCAGAGCCGCCGATTCTCGAGAGCCCCCAGCCCGCGCAGCGCAGCCCcggcagggtggggagggaaaggacCCCCGTCCCCACAGAGACCCCGGTACCGACCTGCTCTGGTGCATCCGCGACATGGCGGCCCCGGCGCCCCTTCCCCGCGCGCCGCATAAACGCTCCGGCTGGAAACGCTGCCCGGGGAGGGGGATGCGGGAcgggccccgccccgcggggGCGTGACGGAGCCGCCCGCTCCACACGGACCCTTCCCTGCGCTAAGCCCCACCCCGCGCGCCCCAGGGCGCCTTTCCTGAGCGCCTGGCCCCGCCCCGTCCGTAGCAAAGctccgccccgctccgccccgcccaTAGCGccaagccccgcccccgccccgtTGCATTCACCGTCCGGTAAGCCCCGCCCCT
This window of the Camarhynchus parvulus chromosome 17, STF_HiC, whole genome shotgun sequence genome carries:
- the ENDOG gene encoding LOW QUALITY PROTEIN: endonuclease G, mitochondrial (The sequence of the model RefSeq protein was modified relative to this genomic sequence to represent the inferred CDS: deleted 1 base in 1 codon) encodes the protein MLRARWVLPLAVGAGLGAALARGEHREGGDAAEGLLARLPVLPAVAAASLPAPPGSVRTELSKYGLPGLAQLRSRESYVLCYDPRSRSALWVIEQLNRDTLSGASDRSACDFQEDDSVHEYHRATNADYRGSGFDRGHLAAAANHRWSQKAMRDTFYLSNIAPQNPHLNQNAWNNLEKYCRSLAKNNRNVYVCTGPLFLPRMEADGKMYVKYQVIGKNNVAVPTHFFKVLILEKESGEIELRSYVMPNSPVDDKIPLERFLVPIESIERASGLLFVPNILRRTSNLKAITAGKQ
- the TBC1D13 gene encoding TBC1 domain family member 13, giving the protein MSRMHQSRIADFQEVLGEPTVALSKLRELCFSGIPFDGGLRCLCWKILLNYLPLEKALWSSLLKKQRDLYSQFLKEMIIQPGIAKANLGVSREDVTLEDHPLNPNPDSRWNTYFKDNEVLLQIDKDVRRLYPDMAFFQRPTDYPCLLILDPQNEFETLRRRVEQTTLKSQTVARNRSGVTNVSSPLKSTPSSLSEYEVLPNGCEAHWEVVERILFIYAKLNPGIAYVQGMNEIVGPLYYTFATDPNSEWKEHAEADTFFCFTNLMAEIRDNFIKSLDDSQCGITYKMEKVYSTLKEKDVELYLKLQEQNIKPQFFAFRWLTLLLSQEFLLPDVIRIWDSLFADDKRFDFLLLVCCAMLTLIRDQLLEGDFTLNMRLLQDYPISDVHLILKKAKELQDSK